In Piliocolobus tephrosceles isolate RC106 chromosome 6, ASM277652v3, whole genome shotgun sequence, the following are encoded in one genomic region:
- the LOC111538332 gene encoding cytochrome c oxidase assembly factor 8 isoform X3, producing the protein MLIQFTSLKVSRFCPPRKSCHDWIGPPDKYSNLRPVHFYIPENESPSEQKLRKLRQETQEWNQQFWANQNLTFSKEKEEFIHSRLKTKGLGLRTESETGTSAILPSPSSWEKWPWKGFGTSLNRNKRRATTRSPL; encoded by the exons ATGTTAATCCAATTTACTTCGTTAAAGGTGTCAAGATTCTGCCCTCCAAGAAAGTCTTGCCATGATTGGATAGGACCCccagacaaatattcaaaccttCGACCTGTTCACTTTTACATACCTGAAAATGAATCACCATCGGAACAAAAGCTTAGAAAATTAAGACAAGAAACACAAGAATGGAATCAACAGTTCTGGGCAAACCAGAATTTGACTTTTAGTAAG gaaaaagaagaatttattCACTCAAGACTAAAAACTAAAGGCCTGGGCCTGAGAACTGAATCAG AGACTGGTACAAGCGCAATTTTGCCATCACCTTCTTCATGGGAAAAGTGGCCCTGGAAAGGATTTGGAACAAgcttaaacagaaacaaaagaagagcAACAACTAGGAGTCCACTCTGA
- the LOC111538332 gene encoding cytochrome c oxidase assembly factor 8 isoform X1 yields the protein MLIQFTSLKVSRFCPPRKSCHDWIGPPDKYSNLRPVHFYIPENESPSEQKLRKLRQETQEWNQQFWANQNLTFSKEKEEFIHSRLKTKGLGLRTESGQKATLNAEEMADFYKEFLSKNFQKHMYYNRDWYKRNFAITFFMGKVALERIWNKLKQKQKKSNN from the exons ATGTTAATCCAATTTACTTCGTTAAAGGTGTCAAGATTCTGCCCTCCAAGAAAGTCTTGCCATGATTGGATAGGACCCccagacaaatattcaaaccttCGACCTGTTCACTTTTACATACCTGAAAATGAATCACCATCGGAACAAAAGCTTAGAAAATTAAGACAAGAAACACAAGAATGGAATCAACAGTTCTGGGCAAACCAGAATTTGACTTTTAGTAAG gaaaaagaagaatttattCACTCAAGACTAAAAACTAAAGGCCTGGGCCTGAGAACTGAATCAG GTCAGAAGGCAACATTGAATGCAGAAGAAATGGCAGACTTTTACAAGgaatttttaagcaaaaattttCAGAAGCACATGTATTATAACAG AGACTGGTACAAGCGCAATTTTGCCATCACCTTCTTCATGGGAAAAGTGGCCCTGGAAAGGATTTGGAACAAgcttaaacagaaacaaaagaagagcAACAACTAG
- the LOC111538332 gene encoding cytochrome c oxidase assembly factor 8 isoform X2 has protein sequence MLIQFTSLKVSRFCPPRKSCHDWIGPPDKYSNLRPVHFYIPENESPSEQKLRKLRQETQEWNQQFWANQNLTFSKEKEEFIHSRLKTKGLGLRTESVLMVKLKLTSRSEGNIECRRNGRLLQGIFKQKFSEAHVL, from the exons ATGTTAATCCAATTTACTTCGTTAAAGGTGTCAAGATTCTGCCCTCCAAGAAAGTCTTGCCATGATTGGATAGGACCCccagacaaatattcaaaccttCGACCTGTTCACTTTTACATACCTGAAAATGAATCACCATCGGAACAAAAGCTTAGAAAATTAAGACAAGAAACACAAGAATGGAATCAACAGTTCTGGGCAAACCAGAATTTGACTTTTAGTAAG gaaaaagaagaatttattCACTCAAGACTAAAAACTAAAGGCCTGGGCCTGAGAACTGAATCAG TCTTAATGGTTAAGCTGAAATTAACTTCCAGGTCAGAAGGCAACATTGAATGCAGAAGAAATGGCAGACTTTTACAAGgaatttttaagcaaaaattttCAGAAGCACATGTATTATAA